In Halorhabdus tiamatea SARL4B, a genomic segment contains:
- a CDS encoding heavy-metal-associated domain-containing protein, which translates to MTQTITVEGMSCEHCEQTVEEALENVDGVTAATADRETDSATIEGTAEPAALVNAVSEAGYDAAA; encoded by the coding sequence TCACCGTCGAAGGAATGTCGTGTGAGCACTGCGAGCAAACCGTCGAGGAAGCGCTCGAAAACGTCGACGGCGTGACCGCCGCGACAGCCGACCGGGAAACCGACTCGGCAACTATCGAGGGGACGGCAGAACCAGCCGCGCTGGTCAATGCCGTCTCGGAAGCAGGCTACGACGCCGCAGCGTGA